The following are from one region of the Papaver somniferum cultivar HN1 unplaced genomic scaffold, ASM357369v1 unplaced-scaffold_132, whole genome shotgun sequence genome:
- the LOC113332873 gene encoding cullin-1-like, whose product MCQGKLVDGNNPYDAYKELYTRYKGVYNKYLNSKVLPSILKKHDDDDVSMLQELVKRWENHKVMVTKLARYFNYMDRHYTSLIGLPSLKDVGFDCFREIVYEKMKVNVKDVVIALVNIEREGNENEIDRCLVKDVVDIFVEIENGKLDCYVNDLETAVLTDLVDYYTGKGFYENTPIECLQMEKDRVSHYLHPSSKEKLLSKEAQVLPERTKQGHRKKIRFSQCDVAAW is encoded by the coding sequence atgtGCCAAGGAAAATTGGTCGATGGTAATAATCCCTATGATGCATATAAAGAGCTTTACACAAGATATAAAGGTGTTTATAACAAATATTTGAATTCTAAAGTTTTACCATCTATTCTAAAGAAGCATGATGATGACGATGTATCTATGTTGCAAGAACTCGTTAAGAGGTGGGAAAATCACAAGGTCATGGTAACTAAGCTTGCtaggtatttcaattatatggatCGCCATTATACTAGTCTAATAGGACTTCCTTCGCTGAAAGATGTTGGGTTTGATTGCTTTCGCGAAATTGTGTATgagaagatgaaagtgaatgTTAAAGATGTTGTTATTGCGTTGGTTAATATAGAACGCGagggaaatgaaaatgaaattgatcgGTGTTTGGTCAAGGATGTTGTAGACATTTTCGTAGAAATTGAGAATGGTAAGTTGGATTGTTATGTCAATGATCTTGAAACTGCGGTTTTAACTGACTTGGTCGATTACTATACGGGGAAAGGTTTTTATGAGAATACGCCTATAGAGTGTTTGCAAATGGAAAAGGATAGGGTGTCTCATTATTTGCACCCGAGTTCTAAGGAGAAGTTGTTGTCCAAGGAAGCTCAAGTGTTGCCTGAAAGAACCAAACAGGGTCATAGAAAGAAAATTAGATTCTCCCAATGTGATGTCGCTGCTTGGTGA